CAGTTCAACAATACAGAAAGATATTTGCTCTTCACAAACATTCAGGAACAGCACCCGCATCCTTAGAGAATAAAAGAAAGGCACCTGCCCGAGATAAAAGACGTTGCCAGGGCCTTCGCTCCCCGCTCTGATGAAAGAGCTGCTGTTCTGGACTTAATCCCCTGCCCTTACCTACTGTCTGTACAGCACACTGCCAGCTTGTATAGTTTCTATTATGGACACAGTAACCAGAATAGAGAAGAGTAAACTAAATCTGCAATGCATATGAGAGCCATTCAGGAACAACTGCCTCAGCCGCGCCATACGGAAGTACAACGCGTTTTTGTAAAATCCCCGCCGGATGTTGCCTGGGCAGCAGCACGGCACTTTGATATGGCCACTATTCCATGGGTGCGGCTCTTGTTTGATATCCGGTTGCTGCCCGCCCGCCTATGGGGGCACCAACCTGCTGAGTCCGACAGACGATTAGGCGTGGATCAGGTGACAGAAAGTGGCAAAGGGTTTATGGTGGTACACGAGAATCCGGGCAAAGAAGTGGTGGTGGCATCCGTCGGTCAATTCTGGCATGCCAACATTCCCTTTGCCAAAATTGAACCAGCGGATTTCAAATCCTTCCAGACGCCAGGTTATGGCAAGTTAGCCTGGGCCATTGCCGTGGAGCCTTATCTAACCGGAAGCACTCTTAGCCTGGAGCTGCGCATTACAGCCACGGATGAGGTTAGCTGGAAAAAACTGAGTGCCTATTATAACCTTATTGGTATCGGCTCCAGACTTATCCGCGATGCCTCTATGCACCATCTCGTTGCCACCCTTGGCAAACTGCACTTGCCGGATGACGACGAGCGGGCATTGCCGGGTGATGAGCTGTTGCCAAATGCCCCTTATGCGCTGACGCACCACATCAATGTTGAAGCGCCTCCTGAAATTGTGTGGTCTTATCTGATGCAGCTGGGTTGCGACCGGGCCGGCTGGTACAGCATTGACTGGCTCGACCATGGTGGGGAGCCCAGCGTGGATCACCTGGTGCCTGGTTGGGAAAAAAGAAGCGTTGGCGATAAGGTCGCAGCCACTCCTGCCCAGGACGGATTTTTTGAGGTGCTGGCCGTAGAAGAAAACAAACTTTTCGCGTTGGGCGGTGAAGCAGAACATTTTGGAGCTCCCTATAAGATGCGCTGGGCCTTTGTTCTGGAACCGATTGGTGCCGATGCAACTCATATGGTAAGCAGAGTCAAAGCTGAATCGACTCCTAAGTGGGCTGAGTGGCTGATGGGTAATGTGCTTTATCCCTCGGTTCATGGTTTTATGTCCGGAGCGCAGTTGAGGCATATCAGGCAACTGGCTGAGCGGGATGCTCAAATGCGCAAAACGCCTGTCGCTGCTGTTGCAGGAGCCCGAGGGGTTTCCGGGCAGGAATAAAACAGGAACATACAGGATCTGCTCTCCGCCCATATGCAGGAAGACCTAGCCAAGTACAGCGCAGGTGTGTCATACCTGTCTTGACTGTAGGGGCTCAATCTCGCTTAGGCAGTTGTTGTCGGCTTTGAGGATGGTTTAGCAATGAGAGCTGCTGGAGGACATGAGTAACAAGCTCCTCTTTGTCAGCTTCCGCATTAACCCGGAGCAAATGCTTTAAAGGTACTTCTTCCGGCTCCTGATACATATGCCGGAGCAAATCAAAGTTCTCCAGGCGTGCATCAGACACAACCTCTTTCTCTTTGTCTCTTTGCTTCAGCCTTTTTTTAATAGCCTCGTCTGAAGCTATCAGCTCCACGAAAAGGTAAGGGACACCTAATCTGGACAAGGCCTCCACAAAGTGCGTGCGGTGCCTGGCTTGCCCGAAGGTGGCATCCACCAGTACAGGCCGCTGGCTGCTTATTTGGGAAAGGGTGTTGCTGAGCAAAACCTGATAAACCTGGTCCGTGACCCGCTCGGTATATAGCCCTTGCCTTATCTCTGAAGGAGTGCGG
This window of the Pontibacter russatus genome carries:
- a CDS encoding SRPBCC family protein, whose product is MRAIQEQLPQPRHTEVQRVFVKSPPDVAWAAARHFDMATIPWVRLLFDIRLLPARLWGHQPAESDRRLGVDQVTESGKGFMVVHENPGKEVVVASVGQFWHANIPFAKIEPADFKSFQTPGYGKLAWAIAVEPYLTGSTLSLELRITATDEVSWKKLSAYYNLIGIGSRLIRDASMHHLVATLGKLHLPDDDERALPGDELLPNAPYALTHHINVEAPPEIVWSYLMQLGCDRAGWYSIDWLDHGGEPSVDHLVPGWEKRSVGDKVAATPAQDGFFEVLAVEENKLFALGGEAEHFGAPYKMRWAFVLEPIGADATHMVSRVKAESTPKWAEWLMGNVLYPSVHGFMSGAQLRHIRQLAERDAQMRKTPVAAVAGARGVSGQE